A portion of the Tenacibaculum todarodis genome contains these proteins:
- the rpsC gene encoding 30S ribosomal protein S3, producing MGQKTNPIGNRLGIIRGWESNWYGGNDYGDKLAEDNKIRKYVRARLFKASVSRVIIERTLKLVTVTITTARPGIIIGKGGQEVDKLKEELKKITSKEVQINIFEIKRPEVDANLVAASIARQIENRISYKRATKMAIQAAMRMNAEGIKVQLSGRLNGAEMARSEHYKEGRIPLSTFRADIDYALVEAHTQYGRLGIKVWIMKGEVYGKRELSPLVGLSKQKGGPKGGGNSKRQPRRRK from the coding sequence ATGGGACAAAAAACAAATCCAATAGGAAATCGTTTAGGAATTATCAGAGGATGGGAATCTAACTGGTATGGTGGAAATGACTACGGAGATAAATTAGCTGAGGATAATAAAATAAGAAAGTACGTTCGTGCTAGATTATTTAAGGCAAGTGTTTCTCGTGTAATTATTGAGCGTACGCTTAAACTTGTAACCGTTACTATCACTACTGCAAGACCTGGTATTATTATTGGGAAAGGTGGTCAAGAGGTAGACAAGTTAAAAGAAGAGCTTAAGAAAATTACAAGTAAAGAAGTTCAAATTAATATTTTTGAAATTAAACGTCCAGAAGTAGATGCAAATTTAGTTGCAGCTAGTATTGCTCGTCAAATTGAAAATAGAATTTCTTACAAGCGTGCAACTAAAATGGCTATTCAAGCAGCCATGAGAATGAATGCAGAAGGAATTAAAGTCCAACTTTCTGGTCGTTTAAACGGAGCTGAAATGGCGCGTTCTGAACACTATAAAGAAGGAAGAATTCCATTATCTACTTTTAGAGCAGATATTGATTATGCACTTGTAGAAGCTCATACACAATACGGAAGATTAGGTATTAAAGTATGGATTATGAAAGGTGAGGTTTATGGAAAACGTGAATTATCTCCATTAGTAGGTTTATCTAAACAAAAAGGTGGTCCTAAAGGTGGTGGTAACTCTAAACGTCAACCTCGCAGAAGAAAATAA
- the rplP gene encoding 50S ribosomal protein L16, which translates to MLQPKRVKYRKVQKAKGNMNGNSGRGTQLSNGMFGIKSLDQNLLTSRQIEAARIAATRHMKREGQLWIKIFPDKPITKKPLEVRMGKGKGAPDHFVSVIKPGRVLFEIGGVPIDVAKEALRLAAQKLPVRTKFVIARDFDINA; encoded by the coding sequence ATGTTACAGCCAAAAAGAGTAAAATACCGTAAGGTACAAAAGGCGAAAGGGAATATGAATGGTAACTCTGGTAGAGGAACTCAACTTTCTAACGGAATGTTTGGGATTAAATCTTTAGATCAGAACCTTCTTACTTCTCGTCAAATAGAGGCAGCTCGTATTGCGGCAACTCGTCACATGAAAAGAGAAGGTCAGCTTTGGATTAAAATATTTCCAGACAAGCCTATTACCAAAAAACCTTTAGAGGTTCGTATGGGTAAAGGTAAAGGAGCACCAGACCATTTTGTGTCAGTAATTAAACCAGGTAGAGTTTTGTTCGAAATTGGTGGAGTGCCAATTGATGTAGCAAAAGAAGCCTTACGTTTAGCTGCACAAAAACTTCCTGTAAGAACGAAGTTTGTTATCGCAAGAGATTTTGATATTAACGCTTAA
- the rpmC gene encoding 50S ribosomal protein L29, with translation MKQSEIKELSAADLQEKLGALKKNYSDLKMAHAITPLENPLELRSLRKSVARIATELTKRELQ, from the coding sequence ATGAAACAATCAGAAATTAAAGAATTATCTGCAGCTGACTTACAAGAAAAGCTTGGAGCGTTGAAGAAAAATTATTCGGATCTTAAGATGGCTCACGCCATTACTCCATTAGAAAATCCTTTGGAGTTAAGAAGCTTAAGAAAATCGGTTGCAAGAATTGCAACAGAATTAACCAAAAGAGAATTACAATAA
- the rpsQ gene encoding 30S ribosomal protein S17 encodes MEKRNLRKERIGVVSSSKMEKSIVVAEVKRVKHPMYGKFVLKTKKYVAHDEQNDCNEGDTVRIMETRPMSKSKRWRLVEILERAK; translated from the coding sequence ATGGAAAAAAGAAATCTTAGAAAAGAGAGAATAGGTGTTGTTTCTAGTAGCAAAATGGAGAAATCTATTGTTGTTGCAGAAGTAAAGAGAGTAAAGCACCCAATGTACGGTAAATTCGTATTAAAGACGAAAAAGTATGTTGCACACGACGAACAGAATGATTGCAACGAAGGAGATACAGTTAGGATTATGGAAACACGTCCTATGAGTAAATCTAAACGTTGGAGATTAGTAGAAATCCTAGAAAGAGCTAAATAA
- the rplN gene encoding 50S ribosomal protein L14: MLQTESRLKVADNTGAKEVLVIRVLGGTRKRYARVGDKIVVTVKSATPNGSVKKGQVSRAVVVRTKKEVRRKDGSYIRFDDNACVLLNPTEEMRGTRVFGPVGRELREKQFMKIVSLAPEVL, encoded by the coding sequence ATGTTACAGACAGAATCAAGATTAAAAGTCGCAGATAACACTGGAGCAAAAGAAGTTTTAGTGATAAGAGTTTTAGGAGGAACAAGAAAGCGTTATGCTAGAGTAGGAGATAAAATTGTAGTTACTGTAAAGTCTGCAACTCCTAACGGATCTGTTAAAAAAGGTCAAGTTTCTAGAGCGGTAGTTGTTCGTACTAAAAAGGAAGTAAGACGTAAAGACGGATCATACATCAGATTTGATGATAATGCTTGTGTACTTTTAAATCCAACTGAGGAGATGAGAGGAACACGTGTATTTGGACCTGTTGGACGTGAATTACGTGAGAAACAATTTATGAAGATAGTATCATTAGCACCTGAAGTGCTTTAA
- the rplX gene encoding 50S ribosomal protein L24 gives MQKFKIKTGDTVKVITGTSKNTEGKVLQILKDKNRVIVEGANMVSKHTKPSATNPQGGIVKKEASIHISNVMLVEDGVAVRVGYKVDGDTKTRVSKKTKK, from the coding sequence ATGCAAAAGTTCAAAATAAAAACAGGAGATACTGTAAAAGTAATTACAGGTACTAGTAAAAATACTGAAGGAAAAGTATTACAAATTCTTAAAGATAAGAATAGAGTAATAGTTGAAGGTGCTAACATGGTGTCTAAACACACTAAGCCAAGTGCTACAAATCCTCAAGGTGGTATCGTAAAGAAAGAAGCTTCTATTCATATTTCTAATGTTATGTTAGTAGAAGATGGTGTTGCTGTAAGAGTAGGTTATAAAGTTGATGGAGATACTAAGACTAGAGTCTCTAAAAAAACTAAAAAATAA
- the rplE gene encoding 50S ribosomal protein L5 has translation MSYVPRLKAEYKERVISALTEEFSYKNVMQVPKLQKIVVSKGVGAAIADKKLIDYALEELATITGQKAVSTLSKKDVANFKLRKGMPIGAKVTLRGEKMYEFLDRLVTASLPRVRDFNGIKANGFDGRGNYTLGVTEQIIYPEINIDQVKKINGMDITFVTSAATDKEAKSLLTELGLPFKKN, from the coding sequence ATGAGTTACGTACCAAGATTAAAAGCAGAATATAAAGAAAGAGTAATAAGTGCTCTTACTGAAGAATTCAGTTATAAGAATGTAATGCAAGTACCTAAATTACAAAAGATAGTTGTAAGTAAAGGTGTTGGTGCTGCAATAGCTGATAAGAAATTAATAGACTACGCTTTAGAAGAGTTAGCAACTATTACAGGTCAAAAAGCAGTTTCAACTTTATCTAAGAAAGATGTTGCAAACTTCAAATTACGTAAAGGAATGCCAATTGGTGCAAAAGTTACGTTAAGAGGAGAAAAAATGTACGAATTTTTAGATAGATTAGTTACAGCTTCTTTACCACGTGTAAGAGATTTTAACGGAATTAAAGCGAATGGTTTTGATGGTAGAGGTAATTACACATTAGGTGTTACTGAACAAATCATCTACCCAGAAATTAACATAGACCAAGTTAAGAAGATTAACGGTATGGATATTACTTTTGTAACATCTGCAGCAACTGATAAGGAGGCTAAATCGTTATTAACTGAATTAGGTTTACCATTTAAAAAGAACTAG
- the rpsN gene encoding 30S ribosomal protein S14: MAKESMKARERKRAATVAKYAEKRKALKEAGDYEGLQKLPKNASPVRMHNRCKLTGRPKGYMRQFGISRVTFREMANQGLIPGVRKASW; the protein is encoded by the coding sequence ATGGCTAAAGAATCAATGAAAGCACGTGAGCGTAAAAGAGCAGCAACAGTTGCAAAATATGCTGAAAAACGTAAAGCTTTAAAAGAAGCTGGAGACTATGAAGGTTTACAGAAGTTACCAAAGAATGCTTCACCAGTGAGAATGCACAATCGTTGTAAATTAACTGGACGTCCAAAAGGGTATATGCGTCAGTTTGGAATATCACGTGTTACATTTCGTGAAATGGCTAACCAAGGATTAATTCCTGGTGTTAGAAAAGCAAGTTGGTAA
- the rpsH gene encoding 30S ribosomal protein S8, with protein sequence MYTDPIADFLTRVRNAISAGHRVVEIPASNLKKEMTKILFDQGYVLSYQFNDDKVQGTIKIALKYDRDTKESVIRKIQRISTPGLRKYVGSKEMPRVLNGLGIAIVSTSKGVMTNKKARLENVGGEVLCYVY encoded by the coding sequence ATGTATACAGATCCAATCGCGGATTTTCTAACTCGAGTAAGAAATGCAATTAGTGCAGGACACCGAGTAGTAGAAATTCCTGCTTCAAATTTGAAGAAGGAAATGACTAAGATTTTGTTTGATCAAGGGTACGTTTTAAGTTATCAGTTCAATGACGATAAAGTTCAAGGAACAATTAAGATAGCTTTAAAGTATGACCGTGACACAAAAGAGTCAGTAATCAGAAAGATTCAAAGAATCTCAACTCCAGGTTTACGTAAGTACGTAGGCTCAAAAGAAATGCCAAGAGTCTTAAATGGTTTAGGTATTGCTATTGTTTCAACTTCTAAGGGTGTTATGACTAACAAGAAAGCCCGTTTAGAGAATGTTGGAGGAGAAGTTTTATGTTACGTTTATTAA
- the rplF gene encoding 50S ribosomal protein L6: protein MSRIGKNPIALPQGVEVKVNDNVVTVKGKLGELTQVISEGITVKIEDAQIVLDRASESKTHKAQHGLMRALINNMVEGTTKGFSKELELVGVGYRASNQGQKLDLALGYSHNIVLEIAPEVKVETVSEKGKNPLVKLTSYDKQLVGQVAAKIRGFRSPEPYKGKGVKFVGEVLRRKAGKSA from the coding sequence ATGAGTAGAATAGGAAAAAATCCAATCGCATTACCACAAGGTGTTGAAGTTAAAGTAAACGATAACGTGGTTACAGTAAAAGGTAAATTAGGAGAATTAACACAAGTTATCTCTGAAGGAATTACCGTAAAGATAGAAGATGCACAAATCGTTCTAGATAGAGCATCAGAAAGTAAAACTCATAAAGCCCAACACGGTTTAATGAGAGCTTTGATAAATAACATGGTTGAAGGAACTACAAAAGGTTTTTCTAAGGAATTAGAATTAGTTGGTGTAGGTTATAGAGCTTCAAACCAAGGTCAAAAACTAGATTTAGCATTAGGTTACTCTCACAATATTGTTTTAGAAATAGCTCCAGAAGTTAAAGTTGAAACAGTATCTGAAAAAGGTAAGAACCCATTAGTTAAATTAACTTCTTATGATAAGCAATTAGTTGGTCAAGTTGCCGCTAAGATCCGTGGCTTCCGTAGCCCAGAGCCTTACAAAGGAAAAGGAGTTAAGTTTGTAGGAGAAGTATTAAGAAGAAAAGCAGGTAAATCTGCATAA
- the rplR gene encoding 50S ribosomal protein L18 has product MALSKLERRQRIKYRIRKIVTGTAIKPRLTVFRSNKEIYAQIINDVDGVTLVAASSRDKEITASSKAETAVAVGKAIAEKASKAGVETVAFDRNGYLYHGRVKVLADAAREAGLKF; this is encoded by the coding sequence ATGGCATTATCAAAGCTTGAAAGAAGACAACGTATTAAGTATAGAATTAGAAAAATTGTTACTGGTACAGCTATAAAACCAAGATTAACGGTTTTTAGAAGTAACAAAGAAATCTATGCTCAAATAATAAATGATGTTGACGGTGTTACATTAGTAGCTGCATCATCAAGAGATAAAGAAATTACAGCAAGTTCTAAAGCAGAAACAGCAGTAGCAGTTGGTAAAGCAATTGCAGAGAAAGCATCTAAAGCAGGTGTTGAAACTGTTGCTTTTGATAGAAACGGATATTTATATCACGGTAGAGTTAAAGTTTTAGCAGATGCTGCTAGAGAAGCTGGTTTAAAATTTTAA
- the rpsE gene encoding 30S ribosomal protein S5: MMQGYKNVERVKPSGLELVDKLVGVQRVTKVTKGGRAFGFSAIVVVGDGNGVVGHGLGKSKDVASAIAKAIEDAKKNLVRIPILDGTLPHEQKGKFGGARVFVKPASHGTGVIAGGAVRAVLDAVGIHDVLSKSQGSSNPHNVVKATFNALLQLRSAATIAKQRGVSLEKVFNG, translated from the coding sequence ATTATGCAAGGATATAAAAACGTAGAAAGAGTAAAACCAAGCGGATTAGAGCTTGTAGATAAATTAGTAGGCGTACAACGTGTAACTAAGGTAACTAAAGGTGGTAGAGCTTTTGGTTTTTCAGCAATTGTTGTTGTTGGAGATGGTAACGGAGTTGTAGGTCATGGTTTAGGAAAATCTAAAGATGTTGCTTCAGCAATTGCAAAAGCAATTGAAGACGCAAAGAAAAATTTAGTTAGAATTCCTATTTTAGATGGTACTTTACCACACGAACAAAAAGGGAAATTTGGTGGAGCAAGAGTATTTGTTAAGCCTGCTTCTCATGGTACTGGAGTTATTGCCGGTGGTGCTGTACGTGCGGTGTTAGATGCTGTAGGTATACATGATGTATTATCAAAATCTCAAGGATCATCTAATCCTCACAATGTTGTAAAAGCAACTTTTAATGCTTTATTACAATTACGTAGTGCAGCAACTATTGCTAAGCAAAGAGGAGTTTCTTTAGAGAAAGTTTTTAACGGATAA
- the rpmD gene encoding 50S ribosomal protein L30, translating into MSKIKVTQVKSKIGRLKNQKRTLEALGLRRMNQTVEHEATPSIIGMVNTVKHLISVEEVK; encoded by the coding sequence ATGAGTAAAATTAAAGTTACACAAGTAAAAAGTAAAATTGGTCGCCTTAAAAATCAAAAGAGAACATTAGAGGCATTAGGTTTACGAAGAATGAACCAAACAGTAGAACATGAGGCAACTCCTTCTATTATTGGTATGGTAAATACAGTTAAACACTTAATTTCTGTAGAGGAAGTTAAATAA
- the rplO gene encoding 50S ribosomal protein L15: protein MSLHNLKPAEGSVKKVKRIARGEGSGKGGTATRGHNGQKSRSGYSRKIGFEGGQMPLQRRVPKFGFTNINRKEYVGINLDKLQSLVDAKKIEDTINLEVLIENRLVRKNDLVKILGGGELKAKLNITVHKYTATAKAAIEAAGGEAVSL, encoded by the coding sequence ATGAGTTTACACAACTTAAAACCAGCAGAAGGATCTGTTAAGAAAGTTAAGAGAATTGCACGTGGTGAAGGTTCTGGTAAAGGTGGTACCGCTACTAGAGGTCACAACGGACAAAAATCTCGTTCTGGATATTCTCGTAAGATTGGTTTCGAAGGTGGGCAAATGCCGTTACAAAGACGTGTGCCTAAATTCGGTTTCACAAACATCAATCGTAAAGAATATGTAGGAATCAACTTAGATAAATTACAATCTTTAGTTGACGCTAAAAAAATCGAGGACACAATTAATTTAGAAGTATTAATAGAAAACCGTTTAGTTCGTAAGAACGACTTAGTTAAAATATTAGGTGGTGGAGAATTAAAAGCTAAATTAAATATTACTGTTCATAAATATACTGCTACCGCTAAAGCTGCTATTGAAGCTGCTGGAGGTGAAGCAGTAAGTTTATAA
- the secY gene encoding preprotein translocase subunit SecY encodes MNFINTLRDIFKIEELKNKILLTIGLIAVYRFMAAVPLPGIDPLQLSALKEGTSSGLLGILNAFTGGAFARASVMALGIMPYISASIVVQLMGIAIPYLQKLQKDGESGRKKITQITRWLTILITLFQAPTYITAIKTQFGLPESAFLVGGATFWVSSIILLSAGTIFAMWLGERITDKGVGNGISLLITVGIIANFPAAFLQEFVSKTTNAGAGGVMMILIEIIIWFVVILLTVLLVTAVRKIAVQYARRTVAGSISNVAGSRDYIPLKLNAAGVMPIIFAQAIMFLPIALAQRFPALASLQDINGLWYNVIFALLIIIFSYFYTAITVRTDEMAQGLKRSGGFIPGIRPGKDTADRLDSVLSRITLPGSIFLAALSILPAVAYQFGVQQNWALFYGGTSLIIMVGVAIDTLQQINAYLLNSHYDGLMKTGNTNRKSL; translated from the coding sequence ATGAATTTTATAAATACTTTAAGAGACATATTTAAGATTGAAGAATTGAAAAACAAAATTCTTCTTACAATCGGTTTAATTGCTGTTTATCGTTTTATGGCAGCTGTACCATTACCTGGTATAGATCCATTACAACTTTCAGCTTTAAAAGAGGGTACATCTTCTGGTCTTTTAGGAATTTTAAATGCATTTACAGGAGGGGCTTTTGCAAGAGCATCTGTAATGGCTTTGGGTATTATGCCATATATTTCGGCATCTATTGTGGTACAGTTAATGGGAATAGCAATTCCTTATTTACAAAAACTACAAAAAGATGGTGAAAGTGGTCGTAAGAAAATTACACAAATAACACGTTGGTTAACAATTTTAATAACATTGTTTCAAGCACCAACATACATCACAGCAATTAAAACGCAATTTGGTTTACCAGAATCTGCATTTTTAGTTGGAGGTGCTACTTTTTGGGTTTCATCAATAATCTTATTAAGTGCAGGTACTATATTTGCTATGTGGTTAGGTGAGCGTATTACTGATAAAGGAGTTGGTAACGGTATTTCGTTATTAATTACTGTTGGTATTATTGCTAACTTTCCAGCAGCATTTTTACAAGAGTTTGTTTCTAAGACAACAAACGCTGGTGCAGGTGGAGTAATGATGATTTTAATTGAAATCATTATTTGGTTTGTAGTAATTCTCTTAACCGTGTTATTGGTTACAGCAGTTCGTAAGATTGCGGTACAATACGCCCGAAGAACAGTTGCAGGAAGTATTTCTAATGTAGCAGGATCAAGAGATTATATCCCATTAAAGTTAAACGCAGCAGGTGTAATGCCAATCATTTTTGCACAAGCAATTATGTTTTTGCCAATTGCATTAGCGCAACGTTTTCCAGCTTTAGCTAGTTTACAAGACATTAACGGATTGTGGTATAACGTAATCTTCGCATTATTAATTATAATCTTTAGTTATTTCTATACTGCCATTACGGTTCGTACAGATGAAATGGCTCAAGGTTTAAAAAGAAGCGGAGGTTTTATTCCAGGTATTAGACCAGGAAAGGATACAGCAGATAGATTAGATTCAGTATTATCAAGAATTACCTTACCAGGTTCAATTTTCTTGGCTGCCTTATCTATTTTACCAGCAGTAGCATATCAATTTGGAGTACAACAAAATTGGGCGCTATTTTATGGAGGAACATCGTTAATTATTATGGTGGGAGTAGCAATTGATACTCTACAACAAATTAACGCTTACTTGTTAAATAGCCATTACGATGGTTTAATGAAGACAGGTAATACTAATAGAAAATCATTATAA
- the infA gene encoding translation initiation factor IF-1, whose translation MAKQPAIQQDGSITEALSNAMFRVELENGHIVTAHISGKMRMHYIKLLPGDKVKLEMSPYDLTKARITYRY comes from the coding sequence ATGGCTAAGCAACCAGCAATTCAACAAGACGGAAGCATAACAGAAGCATTGTCTAATGCTATGTTTCGTGTAGAGTTAGAAAACGGACATATTGTAACAGCACACATTTCTGGTAAAATGCGTATGCATTATATAAAGCTTTTACCTGGAGACAAGGTAAAGTTAGAAATGAGTCCTTATGATTTAACAAAGGCAAGAATAACCTATAGATATTAA
- the ykgO gene encoding type B 50S ribosomal protein L36, which produces MKVRASIKKRSADCKIVRRKGRLYVINKQNPRFKQRQG; this is translated from the coding sequence ATGAAAGTAAGAGCATCTATTAAGAAAAGAAGCGCCGACTGCAAAATAGTTCGCAGAAAAGGTAGATTATACGTAATTAATAAACAAAATCCTAGATTTAAACAAAGACAAGGGTAA
- the rpsM gene encoding 30S ribosomal protein S13: MARIAGIDIPKNKRGVISLTYIFGIGKSRAQEILANAKIDESVKVQDWSDDQIAAIREQVGTFTIEGELRSEVQISIKRLMDIGCQRGIRHRMSLPLRGQRTKNNSRTRKGKRKTVANKKK, translated from the coding sequence ATGGCAAGAATAGCAGGTATTGATATTCCTAAGAATAAAAGAGGTGTTATTTCATTAACGTACATCTTTGGAATAGGAAAAAGTAGAGCACAAGAAATTTTAGCTAACGCAAAAATTGACGAAAGTGTAAAGGTTCAAGATTGGTCAGATGATCAAATCGCGGCAATCCGTGAACAAGTAGGTACATTCACTATTGAAGGTGAATTACGTTCTGAAGTTCAGATAAGCATTAAGCGTTTAATGGATATCGGATGTCAAAGAGGAATTCGTCACAGGATGAGTCTTCCTTTAAGAGGTCAGAGAACTAAAAACAACTCTCGTACAAGAAAAGGTAAGCGTAAAACTGTAGCTAACAAGAAAAAATAA
- the rpsK gene encoding 30S ribosomal protein S11, whose translation MAKSSSKKRKVIIESVGEAHVTASFNNIIISLTNKKGDVISWSSAGKMGFRGSKKNTPYAAQLAAEDCAAPAKEAGLRKVKVYVKGPGNGRESAIRSIHNAGIEVTEIIDVTPMPHNGCRPPKRRRV comes from the coding sequence ATGGCAAAATCAAGTTCAAAAAAACGTAAGGTTATAATAGAATCTGTTGGAGAAGCACATGTAACTGCATCTTTTAACAATATTATTATTTCTTTAACAAACAAAAAAGGAGATGTAATCTCTTGGTCATCTGCAGGTAAAATGGGCTTTAGAGGTTCTAAAAAGAATACTCCTTATGCAGCTCAATTAGCAGCAGAAGACTGTGCGGCACCAGCTAAAGAAGCGGGTTTACGTAAAGTAAAAGTGTATGTTAAAGGACCTGGTAACGGTAGAGAATCTGCAATCAGATCTATTCATAATGCAGGTATAGAAGTAACAGAAATTATCGATGTTACTCCAATGCCACATAATGGATGTCGTCCACCAAAGAGAAGAAGAGTTTAA
- the rpsD gene encoding 30S ribosomal protein S4: MARYTGPKTKIARKFGEAIFGDDKNFEKRNYPPGQHGNARRRGKKSEYATQLMEKQKAKYAYGILERQFSNLFKKAQAAGGITGEVLLQLCEARLDNVVYRLGVSKSRSGARQLVSHRHITVNGEIVNIPSYSVQAGDVIAVREKSKSLVAIEDALASNSAVYEWLTWNNDQKSGTFVKAPERLQIPETFKEQLIVELYSK; encoded by the coding sequence ATGGCAAGATATACAGGACCAAAAACTAAAATTGCTCGTAAGTTTGGCGAAGCAATCTTCGGAGATGATAAAAACTTCGAAAAAAGAAATTACCCACCAGGACAGCATGGAAACGCTAGAAGAAGAGGTAAGAAATCTGAATATGCAACTCAATTAATGGAGAAGCAAAAAGCTAAATATGCTTATGGTATATTAGAGCGTCAATTCAGTAATTTATTTAAGAAAGCACAAGCTGCTGGAGGTATTACTGGTGAAGTTTTATTACAACTTTGTGAAGCTCGTTTAGATAATGTAGTATACCGTTTAGGTGTATCAAAATCTAGAAGTGGAGCTCGTCAATTAGTTTCTCACCGTCACATTACTGTAAACGGAGAGATTGTAAATATCCCTTCTTATTCTGTACAAGCAGGAGATGTAATTGCTGTAAGAGAAAAGTCTAAATCATTAGTAGCAATTGAAGATGCTTTAGCGTCTAACAGTGCAGTTTATGAATGGTTAACTTGGAACAACGATCAAAAATCTGGAACATTTGTAAAAGCTCCAGAAAGATTACAAATCCCAGAAACATTCAAAGAACAATTAATCGTAGAATTATATTCTAAGTAA
- a CDS encoding DNA-directed RNA polymerase subunit alpha produces the protein MAILNFQKPDKVIMIESTDFSGRFEFRPLEPGFGLTVGNALRRVLLSSLEGFAITSLRVDGVEHEFSTIKGVVEDVTEIILNLKQVRFKKQIEESDRETVSISVSGQDQLTAGDLQKFTSGFQVLNPDLVICNMDKSVKFNAEITIEKGRGFVPAEENKKANAPLGTIFTDSIYTPIKNVKYAVENFRVEQKTDYEKLVFDIDTDGSINPKDALTEAAKILIHHFMLFSDERITLEADEIAQTETYDEESLHMRQLLKTRLIDMDLSVRALNCLKAAEVDTLGDLVSFNKSDLMKFRNFGKKSLTELEELVINKSLSFGMDLSKYKLDKD, from the coding sequence ATGGCAATTTTAAATTTTCAAAAGCCCGATAAAGTAATTATGATCGAATCTACAGATTTTTCTGGTAGATTTGAATTCAGACCTCTAGAACCAGGTTTTGGTTTAACAGTAGGTAATGCTTTACGTAGAGTTTTATTATCATCTTTAGAAGGTTTTGCAATTACATCATTAAGAGTTGATGGTGTTGAGCACGAATTTTCAACAATTAAAGGTGTTGTAGAAGACGTAACTGAAATTATCTTAAACTTAAAACAAGTTCGTTTTAAGAAACAAATAGAAGAGTCTGACAGAGAAACTGTATCAATTTCAGTATCAGGTCAAGATCAGCTTACAGCTGGTGATTTACAAAAATTTACTTCAGGATTTCAAGTTTTAAATCCAGATTTAGTTATTTGTAATATGGACAAGTCGGTTAAGTTTAACGCCGAAATCACTATCGAAAAAGGTAGAGGATTTGTTCCAGCAGAAGAAAATAAAAAAGCAAATGCTCCTTTAGGAACTATTTTTACTGATTCTATTTACACTCCTATAAAGAATGTAAAATATGCAGTAGAAAATTTTAGAGTAGAACAAAAAACAGATTACGAAAAATTAGTTTTCGATATTGATACTGACGGTTCTATTAACCCTAAAGATGCATTAACAGAAGCAGCTAAAATTTTAATCCACCACTTTATGTTATTCTCTGATGAGCGTATCACTTTAGAGGCAGATGAAATTGCACAAACTGAAACATATGATGAAGAATCATTACACATGCGTCAGTTGCTTAAAACTCGTTTAATCGATATGGATTTATCTGTACGTGCATTAAACTGTTTAAAAGCTGCAGAAGTAGATACTTTAGGAGACTTAGTATCATTTAACAAAAGTGATTTAATGAAGTTTAGAAACTTTGGTAAAAAATCATTAACTGAATTAGAAGAGTTAGTGATTAATAAAAGCCTAAGTTTTGGAATGGATTTAAGCAAATACAAATTAGATAAAGATTAA